The proteins below come from a single Aptenodytes patagonicus chromosome 2, bAptPat1.pri.cur, whole genome shotgun sequence genomic window:
- the BAMBI gene encoding BMP and activin membrane-bound inhibitor homolog → MDRHSSYIFIWLQLELCAMAVLLTRGEIRCYCDAAHCVATGYMCKSELSACFSRLLDPQNTHSPLTHGCLDSIASTADICQAKQAQNHSGTTTMSTLECCHEDMCNYRGLHDVLSPSRGDTSGQGSRYQHDSSRNLITKVQELTSSKELWFRAAVIAVPIAGGLILVLLIMLALRMLRSENKRLQDQRQQMLSRLHYSFHGHHSKKGQVAKLDLECMVPVTGHENCCMTCDKMRHSDLSNDKILSLVHWGMYSGHGKLEFV, encoded by the exons ATGGATCGCCATTCCAGCTACATCTTCATCTGGCTGCAACTGGAGCTGTGCGCCATGGCCGTCCTGCTCACCAGAG gtgAAATCAGATGCTACTGTGATGCTGCACACTGTGTTGCAACTGGCTATATGTGCAAATCTGAGCTTAGCGCCTGCTTCTCCAGACTGCTTGATCCTCAGAATACACATTCCCCACTTACTCATGGCTGCTTGGACTCTATTGCAAGCACAGCTGATATCTGCCAAGCCAAACAAGCACAAAACCACTCTGGCACCACCACCATGTCCACATTGGAATGCTGTCATGAAGATATGTGCAATTACAGAGGACTGCATGATGTTTTGTCTCCTTCCAGGGGCGATACTTCAG GACAAGGGAGCAGATATCAACATGATAGCAGCAGGAATCTCATCACCAAGGTACAGGAATTGACCTCTTCGAAAGAGTTATGGTTCAGGGCAGCTGTAATTGCTGTTCCTATAGCTGGTGGGCTAATCTTGGTGCTCCTTATCATGCTGGCCTTGCGGATGCTCAGGAGTGAAAATAAGAGACTGCAAGATCAACGACAGCAAATGCTCTCCCGTTTGCACTATAGTTTTCATGGACATCATTCGAAAAAAGGGCAGGTGGCAAAATTGGACTTGGAATGCATGGTGCCTGTGACTGGTCACGAGAACTGCTGCATGACCTGTGATAAAATGAGACATTCAGACCTCAGCAATGATAAAATTCTTTCGCTAGTCCACTGGGGAATGTACAGCGGACATGGGAAGCTGGAATTTGTATga